A window of Paremcibacter congregatus contains these coding sequences:
- a CDS encoding SpoVR family protein, producing MAAPKSNGATGPKSQAPARKKTVTRKAAMAPIFEGAEWDFTKVDNCFQAIEKIALEEMRLDVYPTQIEVITSEQMLDAYSSVGMPMMYNHWSFGKSFLRDETSYRKGFSGLAYEIVINSNPCICYIMEENSMTMQTLVMAHAAFGHNHFFKNNHLFQQWTDANAILEYLQFAKNYIAKCEERHGKKEVEKILDSAHALRDQGIDKFTRRQKLDIAAQRQRQIDREEYERSQYSELWRTLPETTKKNNEEIDAIERDLAQKLGLPESNLLYFLEKHSPILDSWQREILRIVRSLAQYFYPQRQTKLMNEGCACFVHYHIMNRLYDTGQITEGAMLEFIDFHTRVVAQPDFDTPYYNGINPYALGFAMMKDIERICENPTDEDREWFPDFAGNNKAIETLKEAWRNFRDESFILQYLSPHLIREFRLFNLHDDMTQSHFLVNAIHNEQGYRAVRSALAAQYSVANTDLDIQVAKVDLHGNRSMVLSHSMSHEIPLNEKQARMVVRHIHRLWGYDVSLNSIDPSGKVIKTYAEEKQS from the coding sequence ATGGCTGCACCAAAATCAAATGGCGCCACGGGGCCTAAATCTCAAGCCCCTGCCCGCAAGAAAACCGTGACCCGAAAAGCGGCCATGGCTCCCATTTTCGAGGGGGCCGAATGGGATTTCACGAAAGTCGACAATTGCTTCCAGGCCATTGAGAAAATTGCTCTGGAAGAAATGAGGCTTGATGTCTATCCCACCCAGATTGAGGTCATCACCTCGGAACAGATGCTTGACGCCTATTCTTCTGTCGGCATGCCGATGATGTATAATCACTGGTCCTTTGGCAAGAGCTTCCTCCGTGATGAAACCAGCTACAGGAAAGGGTTCAGCGGTCTCGCCTATGAAATCGTCATCAATTCAAATCCCTGCATCTGTTATATCATGGAAGAAAACTCCATGACCATGCAAACGCTGGTGATGGCCCATGCCGCATTCGGCCATAACCACTTCTTTAAAAACAATCATCTGTTCCAACAGTGGACAGACGCCAACGCCATCCTCGAATATCTTCAATTTGCCAAGAACTATATTGCCAAATGTGAAGAGCGCCACGGCAAAAAAGAAGTCGAAAAGATCCTCGATTCCGCCCATGCCCTGCGGGATCAGGGGATCGACAAATTCACCCGGCGCCAGAAACTCGATATTGCCGCCCAACGCCAGCGGCAAATTGACCGGGAGGAATATGAACGTTCACAATATAGCGAACTGTGGCGCACTCTACCGGAAACCACCAAAAAAAATAACGAAGAAATCGACGCCATCGAACGTGATCTGGCTCAGAAACTCGGACTTCCCGAATCCAACCTGTTGTATTTTCTGGAAAAACACAGTCCTATTCTGGACAGTTGGCAACGTGAAATATTACGGATCGTCCGTTCTCTGGCGCAATATTTTTATCCTCAGCGCCAGACCAAACTGATGAATGAAGGCTGCGCCTGTTTCGTGCATTATCACATCATGAACCGGTTATATGATACCGGGCAGATCACCGAAGGCGCGATGCTGGAGTTTATCGATTTTCACACCCGCGTTGTCGCCCAGCCGGATTTCGATACCCCTTACTATAACGGGATCAATCCTTATGCGCTGGGGTTCGCCATGATGAAGGATATAGAGCGTATCTGCGAGAATCCCACAGACGAAGATCGTGAGTGGTTCCCCGATTTTGCCGGCAACAACAAAGCGATTGAAACCCTGAAAGAGGCCTGGCGCAATTTCCGGGATGAAAGTTTCATTCTGCAGTATCTCAGCCCCCATCTGATCCGGGAATTCCGCCTCTTCAATCTGCATGACGATATGACCCAGTCTCACTTCCTGGTGAACGCCATCCATAATGAACAGGGCTACCGGGCGGTCAGGTCGGCTCTGGCGGCGCAATATTCTGTTGCCAATACAGATCTGGATATTCAGGTGGCGAAAGTCGATTTACACGGCAATCGTTCTATGGTGCTTTCCCACAGCATGAGCCATGAGATCCCTCTCAACGAGAAACAGGCCCGAATGGTTGTCCGACACATTCACCGGCTCTGGGGGTATGATGTAAGCCTCAATAGCATTGATCCCAGCGGCAAGGTGATAAAAACCTATGCGGAAGAAAAACAAAGCTGA
- a CDS encoding YeaH/YhbH family protein, with amino-acid sequence MHIIDRRLNPKGKSLSNRQRFMDRAKKQIKEAVDHAIKSRKISNTDGGERIKIPSDGLHEPRLVGDSKHGVRDRVLPGNKEFMAGDKIKRPPPQGGGQGGREASEDGEGEDSFQFTLTREEFLDIFFEDMALPDFVKKSIKEEVVHEYLRAGYKKQGSPSNLNLKLTMRNSLARRLCLRRPSDKDIADLEDKITALRARKRSTDKQKKELVALLEELEVLKRKRKVVPYIDPLDVRYTSFTEVEKPNSHAVMFCLMDVSGSMGEVHKELAKRFFMLLHLFLDRQYKKVDVVFIRHTHLASEVDEDTFFNSRETGGTIVSTALEVMQQVIIDRYPPADWNIYAAQASDGDNLNSDNAHCRKLLTEEILPICQYFAYVEVWDTHEAEMFSDDSNLTRLWQVYDEIRQTHENFAVKKVTKAADIFPVLHDLFAKNKETKDA; translated from the coding sequence ATGCATATCATCGACCGAAGACTTAACCCTAAAGGCAAAAGTCTGTCCAATCGCCAGCGCTTCATGGATCGGGCGAAAAAACAGATCAAGGAAGCTGTCGATCACGCGATCAAAAGTCGAAAAATAAGTAATACCGACGGTGGTGAACGTATTAAAATTCCTTCAGATGGATTACATGAACCCCGCCTTGTTGGCGACAGCAAACATGGCGTGCGCGATCGCGTTCTGCCCGGCAACAAAGAGTTTATGGCCGGCGACAAAATAAAACGCCCGCCTCCCCAGGGCGGCGGTCAGGGCGGACGGGAAGCCAGTGAAGACGGTGAAGGTGAAGACAGTTTCCAGTTCACCCTCACCCGCGAGGAATTCCTCGATATTTTCTTCGAAGACATGGCTCTGCCCGATTTTGTCAAGAAATCCATTAAAGAAGAAGTGGTTCATGAATATCTTCGCGCGGGGTACAAAAAACAGGGTTCCCCCAGCAACCTTAATCTGAAGTTGACCATGCGCAACAGTCTGGCGCGCCGACTGTGTCTGCGCCGCCCCAGCGACAAAGATATCGCCGACCTGGAAGATAAAATAACGGCCCTGCGCGCCCGTAAACGGTCCACAGACAAGCAAAAGAAAGAACTGGTCGCCCTTCTGGAAGAGCTTGAGGTCCTGAAGCGGAAACGCAAGGTTGTGCCTTACATTGATCCGCTGGATGTGCGCTATACCAGCTTCACCGAGGTGGAAAAACCCAACTCTCACGCGGTCATGTTTTGCCTGATGGATGTGTCCGGATCCATGGGGGAAGTACATAAGGAACTGGCCAAACGGTTTTTCATGCTGCTGCATCTTTTCCTGGATCGGCAATATAAGAAAGTCGATGTGGTTTTCATTCGCCATACCCATCTGGCCAGTGAAGTCGATGAAGACACCTTTTTCAATTCAAGGGAAACCGGCGGCACCATTGTGTCCACCGCCCTTGAGGTCATGCAACAGGTCATCATTGATCGCTATCCCCCGGCAGACTGGAACATCTACGCCGCGCAAGCCTCTGACGGGGATAACCTGAACAGTGACAACGCCCACTGCCGAAAACTTCTGACCGAAGAAATCCTGCCAATATGTCAGTATTTCGCCTACGTGGAGGTCTGGGACACCCATGAAGCAGAAATGTTTTCCGACGACAGCAACCTGACCCGCCTGTGGCAGGTTTATGATGAAATACGTCAGACCCATGAAAACTTCGCTGTCAAGAAAGTCACCAAAGCCGCAGATATTTTCCCGGTTCTGCATGACCTGTTTGCCAAAAACAAAGAAACCAAGGACGCTTAA